A stretch of the Gemmatimonadota bacterium genome encodes the following:
- a CDS encoding RDD family protein: MQKPNLLIRRTVAYAVDVALLFAVLAPAGWLMQRALGFVPQSGPEIWLVLLVNFSGPAWLYFAIADASRGGATLGKRWLRLHVTRQDGARLSSLRAVGRTAAKLVPWELTHASVFALAADLGTFSIGQGVGLVLANALMMVYLACAAYTRGQRGVHDFIAGTIVAAA, translated from the coding sequence ATGCAGAAACCCAACCTGCTCATTCGGCGCACTGTGGCGTACGCGGTCGACGTGGCCCTGCTCTTCGCAGTGCTCGCGCCGGCAGGTTGGCTCATGCAGCGGGCTCTCGGGTTCGTTCCGCAGAGCGGCCCCGAGATCTGGCTGGTGCTTCTCGTGAACTTCTCTGGTCCCGCGTGGTTGTACTTCGCGATCGCGGATGCCTCTCGCGGAGGCGCGACCCTGGGCAAACGTTGGCTGCGGCTTCACGTGACGCGGCAGGACGGCGCCCGCCTCAGTAGCCTTCGGGCCGTCGGCCGAACGGCCGCGAAACTCGTACCTTGGGAGCTGACACATGCTTCGGTGTTCGCGCTCGCGGCAGACTTGGGCACCTTCAGTATCGGCCAGGGCGTCGGCCTTGTATTGGCGAACGCACTCATGATGGTGTACCTCGCCTGTGCCGCGTACACGCGAGGTCAACGAGGCGTGCACGACTTCATCGCCGGCACGATCGTGGCGGCGGCCTGA